The region CTCGGCCACGTCAGACTACTGGTGGTGCTGCGATCCTTGAGAGGCTATCTTCTGGAGGGAGTTTCagaccctttctctttcttcctaggGAGATGAGCAGCGACTCTATGAGTTCATCGTTCGTCATTTCCTGGCTTGCTGCTCCCAGGATGCTCAGGGACAGGAGACCACTGTGGAGATCGACATCGCTCAGGAACGCTTCGTGGCCCACGGCCTCATGATTCTGGCCCGAAACTACCTGGATGTGTACCCATATGACCGCTGGAGTGACAAGGTACTAAAGCACAGGCCCGGTCAGGGGCCAGAGGCCACGTCTCACCCCGTGGGCCTCGGGGAAAGGGGAAGACAGCCGTGTTCCCGACCCCAGTGCCGTCTGATGGAGCGGGGCCACGTTCTTTGAAATGGAAGTTGTCTTTTGCCTAAGTGCCACGCGGAATGATATGACGCTTCTGCTGCTCTCTGTAGACCCTCCCTGTCTACGAGAGAGGCTCCTGCTTTCAGCCCAGTGCTGTGGAGATGGTGGACGGAGAGACCAGTCCCCCCCAGCTGCTCACCGAAGCCGACCTCATCGCCCTCATGGAAAAGCACGGCATTGGTCAGTAGCTTGCTGTCCTGGTAGCTGGCAGCTCCGGCACACTCCGTACGGGCCAGGCACCGTGTCTCTTCTGGTCTTTGCCACAGTTCTAACGTGGCCATTATATTCTTCACCCCCTTTGTAGCTGaagtgaggcttagagaggttaagaacCTTGGTCTGAGTAAGTCCGCACATggtgctcttaaccactgcttTACAGCAGCCGAATGAGGACATCGATGTGTCCCAGGACTCGGGGGCGGTGCGCTGGGAGCACCCTGGCCAGGTCCTGTCCGTGGACTTAGGATATTTGGCCCACACAGGGATTTGCTTCTATTTTGAATAAGTTACCAACATTTAAGGCCTGAGAGATTCCACATAAAAAATCCGTGTCTTCATCTTGCGAGGCGTCGGGTCTGGCAGCCCGCCCCTTCGCgcccagaaatggaattggaGTTGAATTGGAGTGGTGGCTGTCCCTTCCCCATCGCTCACACTTGGCTCCGCTCTCCGCTCGTTACCTGCCAGGCCCCCGCGGGGTCTGAGTTTGCTGCCACACGCGGCCGTGCCCTTGGTGTTCCTTAAAGCATTCCTCGTAACAGTATGGGAACTGGAAATTAGGTTAAAAGGAAACCGGGCCAGAATTGGCTTTCCCGGTAAGCCCCGTGGCCCAAGGTTTACAGGTGGGTCCCTCGGGACAGATCTGCCACCCCTCGTCAGTTTTCGTCACGGCTCTGTCATGGTCTCCGGCAAACCTAGTTCAGAGGGGCAGCGGCACGATGGAGAGGGAAGTGGATGGAGGGGAAGTGGGAGTTCCCTGGGCGTATTCCTGGGGCACAGCCGCCCGCCCTGGGGCACAGCCGCCTCACTACACAGTGGGTTTTGTAGTCCTGGGACTTAGGAAGGAGTGCCCTCCTGGAGTCCTCTGGCCATTGCTGTACTGTCCACAAAGTTGCGGGGTTCGCTAAAATTAAAGTTCGTTCACCCATCAGGATTCACTCATTAAAAATCTGAGGCTTCCACAGCTAGATGTTGGTCTAGGCCCCGGAGACACAGACAGGAATCAAGCCTGGTCATTCCATTCCCCCAAGGGCTCATCCAGCgggagaaagaaatcaaagcaacACTTAAGTCCAGCCCGATGGGCTCTGGCAGGGAGCGGGCAGGGGCCTTAAACCTCATAGGAAGGATTCCTGGCGAGTGAAGGCAAGCCAGGCACCGGCCGAGTCTGTAGGAGGACAGAGGCTCAGGGAAGCACATGGCACTGTGGCCGGGGGTGTGCGTGGAAGGTGAGGCTGGGAAGATGACTTGAGCCTCACTGCGGGGCCGGCGTGCCTGCCTAACGAGCTTGGGTGTTGGCCTGTGGCTAGCAGAGCGCAGTTTAAGATTTCTGAGGAAAGGAGCAAGgactaatttttgtatttttatttcttttgagagagagtgaaggaggggcagagagagagagggagggagagaatctcaagcaggctccacactgtcagtagggagcctgatgcggggctcgatctcacaaactgagatcacaacctgagccgaaaccaagagtcggccacccaggtgctcaagaGAGCTACGTTTTTTAATATGTtaccagcttttaaaaaaaaaacctaaaaatgttaccagctttattgagatataattcacataccacacacTTGACTGATGTAAGACGTACAAATCAGCGTCCAGTATATTCACAAAAGTGTGCAACCCTCCCCACAATTAAACTTAGAACGTTTTCATTGTCTCAGAAAGAAACCCCGTGCCCATTAGCAGTCACACCCTATCCCCCCTTCTCTCCAGTCCCTCCAGTCCTGGGCAACCACTCATCTTTCTGACTAGAACGATACGgcgtgtggccttttgtgaccggcttcttccacttagcgtGTTCTCAGGGGTCATCCACACTGTGGCGGGAATCAGTACTTCTTTCCCTCTTGGCTGGTGCTGTCCCGTTGTGCAGGTACACCAcggtttgtttatccattcctcagtcgATAGACTTTTGGGTCCTTCCCATTTGTCCCGGTGCACATTTGTGTCCAGGTTTGCGTGTGGACAGTTTTCGGTTCTCTAGGGTAGATAACCTAgcagtagaatttctgggtcctatggtaactctgtgtttaccTTTTAAGGAAGTTCTGGACTGTTCGCCGTTTTACGCTCTGGGAGCAACGCTTGAGGCTTGAGGTTTCTCCGTGCCCTCGCCAACATTCGTGGTTATCGGTGCTTTTTGGTTATACCCATTCAAGTGGGCGTGAAGTGGTAcctctgtggttttgatttgcatttctctgatgccAGAGCTACATTTGCAGAGAACCCTTTGGCCACAGCATAAAGAAGGTGTGGGTGGAGGAAGCAGCCAGAAAGGAGGAGACCGAGCACATTGCACTGATGCAGATGACATGACGTGGGCTCCAGCCGTGGCTCTGCCACATGGAGCAGAGGAGACGCAGGAGTTGTGAAGCTGACATTGACAGCTTAAGTGAGGAAGTGGATGCGAGGGAGAAGTGTGGTTTCTGCGTGGGCCGGATGCGAAGGGAGGTGTCTTACCGAGAATAAGAAGTCCAGGCAGAGGAAGGTGCCCACAGGACACCAGGGCGGGGGGACGGTCTGCATCACCCCGAGTAACCAGGACTGGCTTTCAGGTACTGATGCCACTCATGCGGAGCACATCGAGACCATCAAAGCCCGGATGTACGTCGGGCTCACCCCGGACAAGCGGTTTCTGCCCGGGCATCTAGGCATGGGGCTTGTGGAAGGTAAGGAGGAGGAGCTTGCGGGGGTTTTGGCGGAGCCGCGTAACTAAAGTCCCCGAAGGTGTCGCCCGGGGCCACGTAGAACACCGCTCTTGCCCCTGCAGGCTATGACTCCATGGGCTATGAGATGTCCAAGCCCAACCTCCGGGCTGAGCTGGAAGCTGATCTGAAGCTGATCTGTGAGGGGAAGAAGGACAAGTTGGTGGTTCTGAGGCAGCAAGTCCAGAAATACAAACAGGTTTTCACTGAAGCAGTGGCCAAAGCAAAGAAGTGAGTCCGGATCCTACTTGTGTGCGCACGCGGTCATTTAGCTCTGCTTCCTGGGCCGTAACCTCTCCCTGGGCAGCGGGAGCGGGTGGGGGTGATTCAGCAGAAACCGGGCGGCGCGGCTCCTCGCGCCTCGTGAAGTGTGCGCCACGGGTGGTTAGATGTCCTCCGGCCAGTTCATCACAGCCGGCGGTGTGCCTGGCAGGGCCGTCCCCATGCAGCTCCTTCCCCTTCGGGCTTTCCTCCCGAGGGTTCCCCTTCCCCTAGAGCTTCGCCAGCATACAAACGGTAATCGGAAAGATCTGGTCCGGTCATGCCAGGCTATTGGCGCCAGATAGAGATGCCATTCTCTTGATTTTAATTGTCCTGAGTTAACAGGCAGCACAGCTGTGGGGCAGGAAACCTAGTGCTGGTGTAGGACACGTTTGCTCTGTGGAGTATTTTTTGGAGGTGCCACGCAGCAAGCGGCACGTGTGCGTGTTGTTAGACGCAAACCTGTTTTCTACCCCATGCCAGTTTGGCAAAGAAGCGGATGAGCCGGGGCACCCGGCGGGCTCTGTCggtagaccatgtgactcttgatctcagggttgagttcgagccccgtgttaggtgtagagattacttaaaaataaaatcttaaaagaaaaaaagagaaatggatgagctagtttatttatttttaatgtttatttattcttgacagagaaagagagacagggcatgcgtgggggaggggcagagagagagggagacacagaatccgaagcaggctccgggctccgagctgtcagcacagagcccgacgcggggctcgaactcaaggaccgcgagatgatgacctgagctgaagtcagacgctcaaccaactcagccacccaggggccccaggatgagctcatttaaatgtaaatccagacagacagacacttcTGGAGTGCATGCTAGGACCCTGTGCAGTTTTGTTTGGTGCGGGGCTGGTGACAAGGCAAAAAGTACCTGCCTCGAGGCTGGATCACTCCCGGGAGCTGCCAGGAGCCAGAGAGGAGCCAGGGCCGCTTGGCCAACACAGCTCCGTCTGCCTCCGTTCTCCGCATCAGGCCTGCGGGGAGCAGCCCGCCGGTTCCCCTGGTCACGCTCATGCTGTGCGCACGTAAGAATATCGTAAATGTTTTGCTCTTCCTTCAGATTGGACGAGGCCTTATCTCAGTactttggggaaggggcagaggtggcCCAGCAAGAAGCCATCTACCCAGCCATGCCAGAGCCCATCAAGAAGTGCCCGCAGTGCAACAAGGACATGGTCCTCAAGACCAAGAAGAGTGGCGGGTCAGTGCCAGACTTGTCCCCGCCGGTGCTCACCCAGCACTTGCTGGGTTGGCCATCCAGCCCCCTGCAGGGCCCTGTCGTTTcacttctgtgtctgtctttatttgtttgtgtatttatttatttatttatttatttatttatttatttatttttaatgtttatttttgagagagagagagagagagagagagagagaccgagtactagtgagggaggggcagagagagatggagatacagaatccaaagcaggctccaggctctgagctgtcagcacagagcccgacacggggctcgaacccacaggccgcaagatcatgacccaagccggaagtcggccgcttaactgactgaggcacccaggcgcccctctgtgtcaTTATTTAAAGGCAGGCCTGCTGCTGCCGGCCCCTGCACTAGGTATTGGAGGTAGAAGGCTAGCTGACAGGGACCCGGCCTTGGAGTCGTGACATGACCTGGGATccagaggaggtgggggatgaCGGCAGATTTGCGTCCCTTGTGGATCAGACGCCGCCCACTCACCGTGTGGAGGATGGTGGAGGAGCATGAGCTGAGGACCCCGTTGGGTCTGAGTTCAAATCTCACTTCTGCCACACACAAGTTTTGTGCCCCAGAGCAGGTTACTTAACTACTAAGCGCCAATTTTCCATAAACCTGGGGCGGTGGGGTCTACTCTGGGAAGGTGAGGGTTTGGCGTCATGGGTCAGAAGTCTAGTAGCGCAGGGCCTGACGTGTTAGAGATACTCAGTGGCGCTGCTTTTCTTCTTCCGGCTTTGGCGCTGATTTGGACCTGGACGTGCCACATCCCTTCTCGCTCTTAGTGCAGCAGTGGGTAGGCAGTTTGTTGCGAGGCTCCCCAAGGCGGCCCCTGGCCGCTGGCAGGTGTTCACAGCAGGAGTGGGGAATGGAGATGGTGGCCGTCATTTATCACGTGCCATCCCCATGGGGGGCACAATGCACGGTCCTCGACGTACATTCTGGACTCCATAACCACACAGCAGGGTGGTGTTTTTACCTCAGTTTCGTACGGAGTGGAGGCTGAGGCTTCGTGGGCTGAAGCGACTCGTCTACAGCAGGCAGCCCTGGGGAGCGGGAAAGGCAGAATTTGATCCCAGGTCTTCGCGGCCCTTCATTCCTTTGCCCCCTTTGGGCTGCAGCCATGTGCCGCCTCTGTGCTGCCACGGGAGCAGGTGGCATCCCCGACTACTGACCCGTCACTGGCCTGGGCAAAGAGAAGGCCAGGCTGGCTCTCAGAAACCAGAGGTTAATGGGCCCAACTTGGCAGTGGGCAGCAGGTGCACATATACGAGCCAGTGCTGGTACAGGCTTCGCCCAGTGCGGACTGCCACATGCGAGGGCTTAGTAAGTGCTGTGCTGTGAACTCTGAAGTTCTCCGAGTGCTTGAGTCACCGGGGggtaggcggggggggggggggggggtctggggaTTGTCTTGTGGAATTTACCACTCCAGGGCTTATCTGATAGTTGCCGTTTCTCAGTGGATTAACTGTTTGAATAATTGGGGTTTGGGGTTTGGTTAGTTTTCCCCTGGTCTGGTCGTACCCAGGCATGCTCAAAGGACATCGTAAACTGTGTTCACGTTGGCTAGTCCAGCCCTAAAGTTTCGTGGCTGGAAGCTGTAGGGAATTGTtggccaaggggcacctggctggctcagtcggaagagcacacaactcttgatgtCCGGGTCGCGAGTTTGAACCtgacattgggtgtagagattacttaaatagatAAAAACCTCAGAATGATGTGGTGCAGGTGTCCTGAGTAAAAGCTCTTTCATCAGACAGATAGGGTTCTATTCCCAGCTCTCTTACTCACTGCATGTGCATCCTTGGGCAGGTTTCCAGACTGTTCCCCACCTCAGTTTGCCCCACTGCAAACTGAGAGTGTCAACGGTTTCCATCAGAATTGTCGTGTGGAGAAGTTGGGGAAAGTCTGAGAGCACACAGCCTGGAACCTGAGCAGCACCTGAGCAGAACCCTCAGGTCGTGGCCTTGCTATGGCCCGGGTTGGTCAgtgggttgttttttggttttgttttatttatttgttttgagagagagagagcgcgggcaTGTGTGcaagagcatggggggggggggggggggggcggagagaatcccaagcaggctctgtactgacagtgcagagctcaactcagggctcaacgcccccccccccccccgaactgtgagatcaagacctgagctgaaaccaggtcggaagcttaactgatggAGCTCCCCAGGCACCTTGGTTTGGTGCTTCTAAAGAAAGCAGAGTCAGCAAtacgtatttctttttttcaggaagGTGGGAGATAAACGCAGGCTAGTTTTTCTCATTCAGTACCAGCGACTGTGTATCCATTTACGTGTCCTTCGGAAAAATCAAGATCTCCCTTAATCAACTGAGGAAAAGTCTCCCTGCCAGATGGGTGACAGTCTAGGAATGTTTATTTCCTGCATGCAGTCTGGTGGCTCCTGCCTGACCCcgctccctctgccctccaggtTCTACCTCAGCTGCACCGGTTTCCCAGAATGCCGATCGGCCATGTGGTTCCCTGACTCtgtgctggaggccagcagggatgGGACTGTGTGTCCGGTTTGTCAGCCGCACCCTGTTTACAGGTGAGCTGGCCCCTGAGTCGGCTGCAGGAAGAGCACAGGTGGGAGGGAATCTCCCGGGACTTTCATTCCTAGACTGCTGCGTGGCCGGGGGCGAATCGGTGCTCTCAGCAGCAGCTGGGTTGGCAGTCCTAAATCGGtctgtgtcccttccctttcCAGCTAGATTGCTGCCAAGTAGGGCATGGGGAAGAGAATATTCGTGTGTCGGCCGTGGCTTCCAGGCTCCTCCCAAAGGCCCAGAGCCCTCGTGTAGAACCGGTCCTCAGACCTTTTGGCCATAGGACCCCTTACACTGGTAAAAATCATTGAGGAGCCCAAAGAGCTTTCTTTGTGGGTTAAGCTCATCAATAAGCTTATCAATTTAGATTAACTTATCTAATTAATCAACTTACCTAATTAACTTAGGTTAAGCTTATCGATAAGCTTATCAATTTAGATTAACCATCTAAATTAAAGTGGAGGCATTTAAAGacatatgtattaattttataatgcATACACTGCATACTGACATAAATGGCATGTTTTTACTTACTTCCAAAGcagaccaaacaaaacaaaacaaaacaatgcattGTTTCCCATTTCTCTAAGTCTAATGTCTGGCTTTAGATAGGAGACTGTTGGACTCGGGCCTCTGCTCCCAGGCAGTGTGCTGGGCCCGTGGCATGGGCTGTGGCCTTTGGCAGAGCCGCATGCCTACAGCAGGGAAGGATGACCACTGTAACTTCCTAGCCTTGTAACAAAATACCTTGAAAGGGCCCGGGAGCCTCCAGGAGCCTGAGAGCCGCTGGTGTTACAGGAAGTGAACCTTTCAGAGACTTCTGTATTTTGGTGATTAATTGGGATCTTAGatttcccctgcctccccctctgccctcgtGACAGCTGGACGGGCTAGCGGTTGGCAGGTGGCTGGCGTGGGCTCCTGGGGCACCGAGGGGAGGCCCAGGGTGGGCGCAGCCCTTTTCGGACCAGAAGACTTACAGCTGGTGGTTCATGCTTTCACTCACTTTCTGGCCTCACTAGGTTGAAGTTCAAGTTTAAACGCGGCAGCCTTCCCCCGACCATGCCTCTGGAGTTTGTGGGCTGCGTCGGAGGATGTGATGAGACCCTGATGGAGCTCCTGGACCTAAGACTCTCACGGGGTGCCcccagagccagccagccagccagccagccctctAACCACCTGCAGGCTAGCCAGTCCCTGAACAGAATCGACAGCGCCCCCCGGGCCCTGCCACCACCCGCTGCCACTGCTGAAAGTGACTCTGTGACCTGCAACTGTGGCCAGGAGGCCGTGCTGCTCACCGTCCGGAAAGAAGGTCCCAACCAGGGCCGGCAATTTTATAAGTGCAACGGTGGCGGCTGCAACTTCTTCCTGTGGGCCGACAGCAGCCCCCCGGATGCAGGGGGGCCCCCCCCCTCGGCACCAAGACCCTCAGGTGGCTCGGCAGGACGCCCGCCTGGCCCAGGGCATCGCCGGGGTGGGTTTGGCAGACCTGGCGACGACAGCGGAGGGGGCACGTCGTGCCTGTGCAGCCAGCCCACCGTCACCCGGACGGTGCAGAAGGACGGGCCCAACAAGGGGCGCCAGTTCCACACATGCGCCAAGCCAAGAGAGCAGCAGTGCGGCTTCTTCCAGTGGGCGGACGAGAACGTGGCCCCAGGTGAGACGGGACGTGTGTAGCCGGGCCGGGGGCTCTGCTGCGGTTCGCCTGGCGTCCACCTCCTAGAGCAAGGGCGGCCCCTGaagggagggcggggcagcggtGGGGCCGGCAGGTGCGTGCGTGGTCTTCATGCCAAATTCAAGGCCCACAGAGCTGCCCACTGCGCACCCGGCACTACGCTAGACACGCTATCTGTGCATCgtccacacccacccacccccaccccccacccctccccacccccgtcagCTCAGCACGTGCTCACGGTTGTACAAACGGGGCAGCTGAGTCCCAGCGAACCCCCTCCACTGGGGGTCGCACCGCAGCACAGCCCGAGGTCGGCCGGACCGCTCGGCTCTGCGCTCCTCTAGCCTCAGTAGGCTTGCAAGGTCCTTGTCTTCAGCTGCGGAGCCTGGCCCTGGGGATGTCTAGGAACCTGCCCAGAGTTACATGGTTTGGGCCCGGTAACTGGGTCTGGTGAGAACCACCACCCAGACGTTGGAGCAAGGCAGATCACGCGCCCGGAGGCACTTGGAAGCGGTCCCTGCCCACCCCAGTGCGCGGCAGAAGCTTAGTTGGTACCTGAGAATAGCCGAAAGGCCTGTTGTCGGACAGAGCTGGTCCCAAAGCCTAGCTATAGAACCTTGAACGAAGGGCCCGGCCTCACCGCCTCAGTTTCCTTGGTGAGCTGGGCACTTGCCTACCTTCCTTAGGGTTCCTGTCTCAGAAGAGTTGAGTTAAGTCTCAGACGGTGATTCTAACACACATTGCCAGCTCTGCTTGTACAGGAAGAACCCAGAAGGCTGGGGAAGGCGCAGGGCTGGCTACCAGTGCCCGAGGGGGCTGGAGGCAGCCACTGCCACGACAGACTCGGTTTGCAGTGTGTGAGAGGTGGTCCAGGAAGTGGTGTCTGACGTCCAGGCCAGCTGATAAGTTGTCCGGGTGACACAGGGCGGTCCAAACTAAGAGGCCCATTTGAGGGCTGGAGGAATCCAGAACTCCCGTTTCCTGGCACGGACGGTGGGGAGCAGGTTGTTGGTCACAGGCCTGCTGGGTTTTGCTGCTTCTCCATGTGGCCTCAGGCCAGTTGGCAGGATGTTGCTTCTGTAAAGAAGGCCTGTGTGAAGTGACAGTAGTGCCCTCCTTATCAGGATAGTGATGGTGGGCCAAGGCCTTCAAGGACACAGGGTCATTTAGGGAGTGGTGTCGGGGCAACGGAAGGGGGGGACACACCGTGTGCGGCgaggagggaagggagcctgGCCTGTGGGCGGACGTGACCATACAAAGGCCAGAGGGACGCCCTCCGCCCAGTGCTGGGACCTGTATTTCTGGCCACTTGTGTGTGTCTGTTCCAAAGTCAGCCTTCCCCTGACTCTTCCCACAGGGAGTCTCGGAGTCCAGACCTGGCCAAGAGGCAGGGGCTTCCAGGGGCCAGAGGCCAGAAGCAAAAGAGCCCGGGCCACTTCCTCAGACACGGGCTCCACGGCCAAGAAGCCCCGGAAATGCAGCGTTTGCCACCAGCCTGGACACACCCGTCCCTTCTGTCCTCAGAACAcatgaggcaggggaggggagagaaagccaTGTCCTCACACCTGCCCCTTCCGTCTCAGGAATAAGCTGTTTTCACCAGGACCAGGCTGCCCTTCGCTGCCCTGGAGGCTTTGCGGAAAGTGGCGGCTTTTGGAGTCTCGCCGCCTGTCATGCTCGGGAGTCCGGATCCGGACCGCTGTCTCGAGAAGTCCCGTCTCTGGTGGACGGTGGCTCCCCACCTGGGCTTCTTGCTGCTGGCGCCGCAAAGTATTTACCAGCCGGGTTGGTGCGTCCCGCGCTGTGGCTCCAGGCAGCCTGGAAGGGGCTTCGCCCACAGACGTTCTGAGAAGGGGATGGGAGCGGCTCTTGTTCTAGAATTGTGTCCGTGGGAGCGGCTCCCACAGCTTGTGTGCCTTAATAAAGAATTCCGTCCCTCTCTTCTGGTGGGTGTGGTGCAGTGTCCCGTGAACGGTGGCGAGAACGACAGCCACAGACGCCAGCCAGTGCTCGGGGGGACCTCTCACCTGTCTCTGGCCCCCTGTGCCTCTCTTCCCGGCCCCTGCCCGTCCTCCCTGTCCACACGGCAGGCAGCGAGCCCAAGCGCTCCCAGCCCCACAAACGGCTTGCCCCGCAGAGCAGAGACACGATACGAGATTCCGGATGCTTCCACGCTTCGCAGAGGTGGCCGTGTCCCTGGTCTGTCTTTACAAAACCCTCTGAATGATACATAACCGTGTGGTTTCTTTCACTGGTTAGAAGAGAAGCAGAAACGGGGTGTGAGTTGCCCGGAATTGCAATGCTAGTAGGTGACGAAGTGAACTGCCCTTGGGTTTTGGACTCCTGGCCCTGTACCGTTCGGATTGACTGACAGCTCCGTTCCCTGCCTGGATGGCAGCGGGCAGCGTTTTTGTAAGAGCAGCGGGTGGCCCAGAGTTGCTCGTGGAGCGTCCGGGCGGCGGGGTGGGTCACGGCCCTGCTGTTGTGctttgttcccctccccccagccctcgGCAAcaccagtctactttctgtcttgatGGTTTTCCCTGTCCTGAACATTTCTTATAAACGGAATCACAGAGCATGCGACTTTCTGTGGCTTCTTCTGACTTAGCGCGTCGTCTTCCAGGTGCATCCACAAGCACGTGTCAGTACTCGTGACCGAGTGATATTCCATCATGTGGATGAACCACACTATGTCCCTCTGGGGAGAAGTTGACGGACATTTGATCCGTTGCCACATCTTGGCTCTCGTCAATAGCGTTGCTATACGCTCAGGTACAAGATTTGAACatcatggggagcctgggtggctccgttggttaagcatccaacgctgGATGTCaggtcaggtcctgatctcggggtcgcgagtttgagccccactttacGCTCCGCTCCGCGCATGAAgcccacctaaaaaaaaaaaaaaaaaaaaaaaaaaaaaaaaagacgcgaCCCCTGTTCTCAGTTCTTTGGTGTGCACACCTGGGACTGGACCTGCCGGCTCTCTGGGTAATTCTGTGCAACCGCCAAGcggttttccacagcagctgccccATTTTTATGTTCCCGCCAACAGCGCACAAGGGagttctccgcatcctcgccagcacgTATTTCCCTCCTTTGGATAATTATTTTATTacccatcctaatgggtgtgaagtgttCCTGTGGTTTTGACGCGCGTTTTCCGAACGGCCGTTGACGTAGCGCATCTTTTCATGCGCTGTGTCTTGTTGTTGTTGCgtaagagttctttataggttCTAGATTTTACGTGCGTATCTGCGGATTTTAATCTTCCCACAGGTAACTCCCGTGTGTGCCACTACCGGGTTGGACTGTCCCCGGGTCAGACCTGGCTGGGGTGCTGACTCTCCACCAGCCTGCGGTGCCTCCTCGGACTTGTGCCCTAACTGCTGAGCCGGAGAGGCCTCGTCCGTAACAGGGTGATGGTACGCACCTGGGGGCTCTTTGGCGGGAGGTCAGAGCCAGGCCTGACTGGCTGCAGTGAGAACGTCACCGACAGAACCCGCGGGGGAGTTTTCCAGGTCCCTTGATGGCCTGCTCAGGCTGGCAGCGTTCAGGCAACAAGAAATTGATCTGTCCCCCTCTAATGGTGACTGGAAAGGTTTGGACCCCCGTATGGACCCCCACGCACAGCTTGTGCGGTGCAGGGCCGAGGCGAAGACCACCCCAGCTCGCTGAGTCCTGGTTGCAGCTGAGCACAAGGCCAGGCGGATCACGTGCCGTGTCAATCggcttcccagcctccctgcaaGGCAGCGCCTGCTGCCCGGCTGATGGTGGAGATCGCGGCCCGGATGGGGACCTGCTTACCCCTAGAAGCTGTCAAGCAGGAGTTGAAGTCGGCTGCCATGCCTGCACCTCGGAGCTCTGGGAGAGTCCACACTGTTCTCCACGCTGCGGGGCGAGCCGCCTGCCGCCCCTCGGAGGAGAGGAAG is a window of Prionailurus viverrinus isolate Anna chromosome E1, UM_Priviv_1.0, whole genome shotgun sequence DNA encoding:
- the TOP3A gene encoding DNA topoisomerase 3-alpha — encoded protein: MIFPVARCALRWLQRPGARTLSRAAMEVALRGVRKILCVAEKNDAAKGIADLLSNGRMRRREGLSKFNKIYEFDYHLYGQNVTMIMTSVSGHLLAHDFQMQFRKWHSCNPLVLFEAEIEKYCPENFVDIKKTLERETRQCQALVIWTDCDREGENIGFEIIHVCRAVKPSLPVLRARFSEITPRAIQTACENLTEPDPRVSDAVDVRQELDLRIGAAFTRFQTLRLQRIFPEVLAEQLISYGSCQFPTLGFVVERFKAIQAFVPEIFHKIKVTHDHKDGVVEFNWKRHRLFNHTACLVLYQLCMEDPRATVVEVKSKAKSKWRPQALDTVELEKLASRKLRINAKETMRIAEKLYTQGYISYPRTETNIFPKDLNLTVLVEQQTPDPRWGAFAQSILERGGPTPRNGNKSDQAHPPIHPTKYTSSLQGDEQRLYEFIVRHFLACCSQDAQGQETTVEIDIAQERFVAHGLMILARNYLDVYPYDRWSDKTLPVYERGSCFQPSAVEMVDGETSPPQLLTEADLIALMEKHGIGTDATHAEHIETIKARMYVGLTPDKRFLPGHLGMGLVEGYDSMGYEMSKPNLRAELEADLKLICEGKKDKLVVLRQQVQKYKQVFTEAVAKAKKLDEALSQYFGEGAEVAQQEAIYPAMPEPIKKCPQCNKDMVLKTKKSGGFYLSCTGFPECRSAMWFPDSVLEASRDGTVCPVCQPHPVYRLKFKFKRGSLPPTMPLEFVGCVGGCDETLMELLDLRLSRGAPRASQPASQPSNHLQASQSLNRIDSAPRALPPPAATAESDSVTCNCGQEAVLLTVRKEGPNQGRQFYKCNGGGCNFFLWADSSPPDAGGPPPSAPRPSGGSAGRPPGPGHRRGGFGRPGDDSGGGTSCLCSQPTVTRTVQKDGPNKGRQFHTCAKPREQQCGFFQWADENVAPGSLGVQTWPRGRGFQGPEARSKRARATSSDTGSTAKKPRKCSVCHQPGHTRPFCPQNT